A stretch of DNA from Deinococcus aestuarii:
CCGCTTCCTCCCCGGCGGCGGCCTCCAGCGCGGGCGTCACGGGAAAATGCACCTCGTACACGGCGGTGTCGTAGGCGCTCTTCACCGTGGCGTGGAGGAGGCCCGCCGCCGTCTCCGCGGGCGCGTCCGGGGCGAGCAGGACCGTCCGCACGAGCACGATGGGCCGGTCTCCCTGCCACACGTGCTGGGCGAAGATGGCGCCCACGAGGCCGCCCGCGTCGTCCTGGGCCACGAAGGAATGTTCGCTGCGCTCGTAGAACTTCAGGGCGGGGAGGCTGGTGCTCAGGCGGCCCTCACGCTCGCGGGCGGGCAAGGTGTCGAAGGCGGGGTCGGCGTGACGCTGGGCAGCGAGGTCGAGGGCCGCCAGGGCGTCGTAGTCGGGTTCGGCGAAGGTCCGGTAACGCATGGGGGCAGGCTAGCGCGTGCCCGTCAGGATGGCCCCGATCTCGGCGAGGCTCGGCATCGCGTCCTGCGCCCCCGAGCGGGTGCAGGCCAGGGCGGCGGCGACGGTGGCGGCGCGGAGGGCCTCGGGGAGGGGCCGACCGGACGAGCGCCACGCGACGAGCACCCCGCAGAAGGTGTCGCCCGCGCCCGTCGTGTCCACGGGGGCCACGGGATGGGCGGGCAGGCGATGGGTCGCCTCCGGGGTGACGGTCAAGCTCCCCTCCCCCCCGAGCGTGACGGTGACGGTCTGCGGCCCACGTCTGAGAAGCGAGCGGGCGGCCTCCTCCCCCGCCCCGCCTGCCAGCACCGCGACTTCGTGCTCGTTCACGATCAGGTGCCCGGTATGGGCGAGGAGGTCGGGGTCGGGGTCGCGGGCGGGCGCGGCGTTGAGCACGACGGTCAGACCGGCGGCGTGGGCGCGGCGGGCGGCCCCGCGGGTGACCTCGGGCGGCAGCTCCCCTTGCAGGAGGAGGTGGGTGAAGCTCCCCCACCCCTCCGGCAGGTGGCTGGGCGTGACATGCGCGTTTGCCCCACTCGCCACCGTGATCGCGTTCTCGCCCTCCGGGGAGACCGTGATCAGGGCGAGGCCGGTGGGGGCGTCCACGGTGTGCAGGTGGCCCAGGTCCACCCCCGCCCGGGTGAGCCCCCGCAGGGCCGCCTCCCGGAAAGCGTCCCGCCCGACCGCGCCGCAGAGGGCCACCCGCGCCCCGGCCAGCGCGGCGGCGACCGCCTGATTCGCCCCCTTGCCGCCGGGAGACACGGTGGCGTCCCCGCCGAGCACCGTCTCGCCGGGGGCCGGGATACGCTCTGCCCTTACCGTCAGGTCCGCGTTCACGCTCCCCACGACGAGGACGCTCACTCGACGCCCGCCGTTTCTTCCGGGTAACGCTCGCGCCACAGGGCCCAGCCCTCGTCGGGGAAGGCGCGCCGGGCCTCGGGGGCGAAGAGGCGGGCGCCCTCGCGCTCCAGCTCGGGGTCGGGGGTGGGAACGACCTCGGTCTCCTGCATGGCGGGATGGTCGCTCCAGGCGATCAACCGGCCCGAGCCGCCCCAGGGGTCGCTCGTGGCCCACACGACGCGGCCCACGCCGAGCAGGGCACTCGCCCCGCCGCACATCAGGCAGGGTTCCAGGCTGGTGTAGAGCGTCAGCTCCCCCGCCTCTTTGACCTTGCCCACCGCGAAGAACACGTCCATCTCGGCGTGCGCCACGCTCGCGGCCCCGACGTGCTCGGGCGTCTGGGCCTCGCCGACCCGGTTGCGGCCCCGGGCGATCACCTCGCCGTCCGCGTTCACGAGCACGGCGCCGACCGGGGCGCTGCCCGCCTCCTGCGCCTCGCGGGCCAGCCGCAGGGCTTCTTCGAGGTGGGGACGGTGGGGGGCTGGGTCCGGTGTAGGGCTCGTCATGGGGCCCATCTTGCACGACCCCCGCGCCCGTCTCCGTGGGGTCGGGGACAGCCCCGGGAGACTTTGTGTACCGGCCCCTTCCCGGGGACACCCGCTGGGGGAGTGCAAAAGCCGGGCTTTTTTGCTTATACTGAGTCCAATCTTCCTTCCCTCTCGCACGCCCGGGGCGGCCCAGGCGTGGTCCCAAGGAGTGTGCCTCACCGTATGGAAAGACCCTGGCTGGCCCATTACGAACCCGGTGTCCCGCACGACTTCACCCCCGGCAACGCGGTTCTCCCCGACCTGCTGCGGCGGAGTGCCGAACGGTATCCCGACCGGGTGGCGCTGACCTTCCTGGGGGCCACGACAACCTACCGGCGGCTGTGGCAGGACGCGCGGCGCTTCGCGGCGGCCCTCCAGAAACTCGGGGTGCGGCCCGGCGAGCGGGTCAGCGTGATGCTCCCCAACTGCCCGCAGTTCGTGGTGGCCTTTTACGGGGCGCTGCTGGCGGGCGCGACGGTGGTGAACACCAGTCCCCTCTACGTGGCCTCGGAACTGGAGCACCAGCTTCAGGACAGCGGCAGCGAGACCCTGATCCTGCTCGACGCCTTCTACCCACGTTACCAGGAGGTCGCCTCCCGCGTGCCCGTGAAGCGGGTGATCGTGACCGGCATCCAGGACGCGCTGCCCTTTCCCAAGAACGTGCTCTATCCCCTCAAGGCGCGGCGGGAGGGCACCTGGGTGGACGTGAGGGCGGGGGGGACGGTCTTTCACTTCAGCTCGCTGCTGCGCTCGCAGGCCCCCGCCCCGCAGGCGGTGACGATCCGCCCGGACGACGTGGCGCTGCTCCAGTACACGGGCGGCACGACCGGCGTGCCCAAGGGGGCGATGCTCACCCACGGCAACCTCGTGGCGAACGCCGAGCAGGCGCGGGCGTGGATGACCGACCTGCGGGAGGGGCAGGAGGTTACGCTGGCCGCCATCCCCTTTTTCCACGTGTACGGGATGACGGTCGCCATGAACCTGAGCGTCCTGATCGGCGCGACCATTGCCCTGGTGCCCAACCCGCGCGACGTGCGGATGGTGCTCTCGCAGATCACGGCGAGCAAGGCGACCCTCTTTCCCGGTGTGCCCACCCTCTACAACGCGATCAACAACCATCCCGACACCCCGAAGCACGACCTGACCACCATCCGCGCGTGCATCAGCGGCAGCGCGCCCCTCCTGCTCGAAACCGCGCGCAGATTCCGGGCGCTGACGGGCGGGGCGAATCTGGTGGAGGGCTACGGCCTGACGGAGGCCTCGCCCATCACCCACACCAACCCGATCTTCGGCGACCAGCGCGAGGGGAGCATCGGCCTCCCGATGCCGGGCGTGGACGCCCTGGTGGTGGGCGAGGACGGCGAGCCCGTCTTGAGCGGCGAGGTGGGCGAGCTGTGGGTCGCCGGGCCGAACGTGATGAAGGGGTATTGGAACCGCCCGGACGAGACGGCGAAGGTGCTGCGGGAGGCCCACGGGCAGACCTGGCTGCTGACGGGCGACCTGGCGGCGGTGGACGGGGACGGGTACTTCCGGATCGTGGACCGCAAAAAGGACCTGATCATCGCGGGCGGGTACAACGTCTACCCGCGCGAGGTCGAGGAAGTGCTGATGACCCATCCCGCCGTGCTGGAGGCCGCCGCCGTGGGCCTGCCCGACGCCTACCGGGGCGAGAGCGTCCACGCGGTGGTGGCCCTGCGGCCCGATTTGAAGGCGACGGAGGCCGAGATCATCGCCCACTGCAAGGCCAGTCTCAGCCCCTACAAGGTGCCGCGCTCGGTCGAGTTCCGCGCCGAGCTGCCCAAGACGGCGGTGGGCAAGGTGCTGCGGCGCCAGCTCGCGCAGGAAGCGCGCGAGGCGCAGGAGCAGGCGAGGGCAACCCCCACCGCGAGCTGAGCCCGCCCACCGCTCTCCGGCGGAGCCCCCGACGCGGTGCGGATAAGGAGAATGTGAGCCCCTGGCCCGACACGTGCTACGGTTGACCGATCACGGTCAACCTGATCACGCGGGGGCGTGTCCCGGACGCGTGCGGCCCGTGGCGACCAGGGGGAGAAGATGACCGAACACAAGGGACGCGGGTTGAGGAGGGGACCAACTCGGCAGGGTCGGCGCGCCGGGCTGCTGCTGGCGCTGAGCCTGGGGCTGATCGGCTGTAGCCGGACCGCCTCGCCTCCGGTCGTCGCCGCGGGAGGCCGGGTGCAGATGGAGGCCGAGGCGGGCACCGTGCGAGCCCGCCTGACTTCCCAGGCCCTCGCCGACCCCACTCGGGGCGGGCGGGTGATCAACGACCCGGGCGCGAGCGGAGGCCAGGCCGTCGCCCTGCTGGGCACCAACGACAACATCGAGTTCGTCGTGCCCCCCACCCTCCCAGCGGGACGCTACGCCGTTTCGGTGCGGGGCCGGGGCGACGAGTATCAGGGCTGGCCCACCGTGGACCTGAACGACGTGGCGCAACGGTGGATGGCCGAGGTGCCCCTCAGTTCGGCGACCTACGAGACGCGTCCTTTCGGTGAGTTCGACCTGACCCCGGGAGAGGTCCTCCACCTGTCGTTCATCAACGACCTGTACGGGGGGCCGGGCCTGGACCGCAACGCCATCGTCGACTACCTCGTCATCGAGGCCGTTCAGGACACGTCGCCCGCCAACCGCCCACCGGCCATCACCCTCCGGCCCCCCGACAACGGGGACCTCACCGGGGCGGACCGCGCGACCTTCGAGGACGAACACCACGTCACGCTGGAAGCCAACGTCTCGGACCCGGACGGCAGGGTGACCCGGGTCGAGTTCTTCCGGGAGGGCGTGAAGATCGGCGAGGACACCTCGGCCCCCTTCCGCCTCGTCCAGAGCCAGGAACGCGACCAACCCCTCGCCGGTCCGACCCCGGTCTCCTACTCGGCGCGGGCCACCGACGACCGTGGGGCCGTGACTACCTCGGCCCCCGTCCAGATCGTCGCGCGGACGCGGAGCTACGACCCGGCCAATCCTCTTCCCCTGCGCGCGATCAACTTCGGGGGCCCGGCGACGGCGGTGAACAAGTTCGGCTGTCCCTTTTGCCTGAACGGGGTATTCTTCGACGCGGGAGAGACCCGGGGCTGGACTACCAACGGCTCTGCCCAGACGGGGGACGCTCCCCTGGTCCCCGCCGCCCTGAGTGCGGAACGCGAGGAACTCGTCCGCAGCACCGTGTCGCGCCCGGGTGGCCTGGAGGTGGGCGTCTCCGTGCCCACCGGGACCTATGAGGTCTACCTGTGGGTGCGGGCTGAGGGCCCGGCCCCCTATGAGGTCCAGATGGAAGGCCGGAGCGTTGCGCGCTTCGATCCGGGGGAAGTGGGCCGCTGGGACAAACTCGGTCCCTTCCCGGTCGCGGTGCAAGACGGCGTACTCGACGTGTCGAGCACCGGCAGCGCCCCGGCGAGTTTTGCCGCCATCGAGGTGTGGCGCGTGAGGCAGCCCGGCGAGACGCCGCCGACCGTCGCCTTCGACCCCATGCCCGAGGCCACCCCCTATCCCGGCAGCGCCCTGCCGCTAAGCGTGACGGCCTCCTCCCCGAATGGGACCGTCGAGAAGGTCGAGCTTTACGCCAAGGGCCCGTCCCCGTCCAGCCGCGCTCTGAAGCTCGGGGAGGACGCAAGTGCTCCTTTCGGGCTTGTGTGGCAAGAGGCCCCCGCCGGGTACTACAGCCTGATTGCACGCGCGACCGACAGCGCGGGCCTCTCCGCGACGACAGAGACGAAAGTGATCATCCAGGCTCCGTAACACCACGACACCGGGAGCACTCCCGGTCGATGCGCCCCCACTTCAGGTGGGGGTTTGCCACCCTTTCATCTTTCCTGAGCCCAGCGGGGGGATCACAGAATCCTGACCGGGGGGAGGGTGCTTGTGAGGTTTTCGACGGTTAGTGTAGGGTGAGGGCAGTTCCGCAAGTCATGAGTTCACGGTGGACGACGTGGCGATTTGGCCGGTGTCCT
This window harbors:
- a CDS encoding DUF1999 domain-containing protein produces the protein MRYRTFAEPDYDALAALDLAAQRHADPAFDTLPAREREGRLSTSLPALKFYERSEHSFVAQDDAGGLVGAIFAQHVWQGDRPIVLVRTVLLAPDAPAETAAGLLHATVKSAYDTAVYEVHFPVTPALEAAAGEEAAHVTGRYAVRHLGTRAETAPGTRLGVGKSAATGTEGGA
- a CDS encoding ribokinase — translated: MSVLVVGSVNADLTVRAERIPAPGETVLGGDATVSPGGKGANQAVAAALAGARVALCGAVGRDAFREAALRGLTRAGVDLGHLHTVDAPTGLALITVSPEGENAITVASGANAHVTPSHLPEGWGSFTHLLLQGELPPEVTRGAARRAHAAGLTVVLNAAPARDPDPDLLAHTGHLIVNEHEVAVLAGGAGEEAARSLLRRGPQTVTVTLGGEGSLTVTPEATHRLPAHPVAPVDTTGAGDTFCGVLVAWRSSGRPLPEALRAATVAAALACTRSGAQDAMPSLAEIGAILTGTR
- a CDS encoding nucleoside deaminase, which produces MTSPTPDPAPHRPHLEEALRLAREAQEAGSAPVGAVLVNADGEVIARGRNRVGEAQTPEHVGAASVAHAEMDVFFAVGKVKEAGELTLYTSLEPCLMCGGASALLGVGRVVWATSDPWGGSGRLIAWSDHPAMQETEVVPTPDPELEREGARLFAPEARRAFPDEGWALWRERYPEETAGVE
- a CDS encoding long-chain-fatty-acid--CoA ligase; translation: MERPWLAHYEPGVPHDFTPGNAVLPDLLRRSAERYPDRVALTFLGATTTYRRLWQDARRFAAALQKLGVRPGERVSVMLPNCPQFVVAFYGALLAGATVVNTSPLYVASELEHQLQDSGSETLILLDAFYPRYQEVASRVPVKRVIVTGIQDALPFPKNVLYPLKARREGTWVDVRAGGTVFHFSSLLRSQAPAPQAVTIRPDDVALLQYTGGTTGVPKGAMLTHGNLVANAEQARAWMTDLREGQEVTLAAIPFFHVYGMTVAMNLSVLIGATIALVPNPRDVRMVLSQITASKATLFPGVPTLYNAINNHPDTPKHDLTTIRACISGSAPLLLETARRFRALTGGANLVEGYGLTEASPITHTNPIFGDQREGSIGLPMPGVDALVVGEDGEPVLSGEVGELWVAGPNVMKGYWNRPDETAKVLREAHGQTWLLTGDLAAVDGDGYFRIVDRKKDLIIAGGYNVYPREVEEVLMTHPAVLEAAAVGLPDAYRGESVHAVVALRPDLKATEAEIIAHCKASLSPYKVPRSVEFRAELPKTAVGKVLRRQLAQEAREAQEQARATPTAS
- a CDS encoding Ig-like domain-containing protein — its product is MTEHKGRGLRRGPTRQGRRAGLLLALSLGLIGCSRTASPPVVAAGGRVQMEAEAGTVRARLTSQALADPTRGGRVINDPGASGGQAVALLGTNDNIEFVVPPTLPAGRYAVSVRGRGDEYQGWPTVDLNDVAQRWMAEVPLSSATYETRPFGEFDLTPGEVLHLSFINDLYGGPGLDRNAIVDYLVIEAVQDTSPANRPPAITLRPPDNGDLTGADRATFEDEHHVTLEANVSDPDGRVTRVEFFREGVKIGEDTSAPFRLVQSQERDQPLAGPTPVSYSARATDDRGAVTTSAPVQIVARTRSYDPANPLPLRAINFGGPATAVNKFGCPFCLNGVFFDAGETRGWTTNGSAQTGDAPLVPAALSAEREELVRSTVSRPGGLEVGVSVPTGTYEVYLWVRAEGPAPYEVQMEGRSVARFDPGEVGRWDKLGPFPVAVQDGVLDVSSTGSAPASFAAIEVWRVRQPGETPPTVAFDPMPEATPYPGSALPLSVTASSPNGTVEKVELYAKGPSPSSRALKLGEDASAPFGLVWQEAPAGYYSLIARATDSAGLSATTETKVIIQAP